The genomic DNA TCTGCCGGGCGCGCGGGAAGGCCTTCGCAGGCGATGAGGTTATGGAGGCGTTCGAAATGCTGCTCCAAAAGGCCAAACAGAATCCGGACTTCAGCACAGTCTTTACCGTATTCCTGACAGTATATGAAAATGAACTGCCGTTCTTTGCCCCCGCAAAAAGGCTGTGAACAGGACGCGCGGCATAATTTGGAATTCGGACAAGGGATATTCAAAAAATATTCACCATTCCGCATGACTTTATTGTATAATTGTGATACTATATATGATAGAATCTGTCCATATGTATTTGAGAAGATAACGGGGGTTATGAATATGTCCATGGGAAAGATCCTGATCTGCGATGACGACCGCAACATCTGTGAGCTGCTGCGTCTGTACCTCGAAAAGGAGGGCTACGCGCTGGCGATTGCCAATGACGGCGAGGAAGCGCTTGCGAAGTTCTCGTCGGAAGCCCCCGACCTGATTCTGCTCGATATCATGATGCCCAAGCTCGACGGATGGCAGGTCTGCCGTGAAATCCGCAAAAAATCAAACGTGCCGATCATCATGATCACCGCAAAGGGCGAAACTTTTGATAAGGTGCTCGGTTTGGAGCTTGGCTCGGACGATTATGTGGTCAAGCCCTTCGACCCGAAGGAGATCGTCGCGCGCATCAAGGCGATCATGCGGCGCACCGGGAAGTCGGCCTCCGAGGCGGACGTCAAGGAAGTCAGCTATGATAAACTGGTGGTCAATATGACCAAGTATGAGCTCAAGGTGGACGGCAAGGTGGTCGATACGCCGCCCAAGGAGCTGGAGCTCCTTTACCACCTGGCGAGCAACCCGAACCGCGTCTACACCCGCGACCAGCTGCTCGACGAGGTGTGGGGCTTTGAATATTACGGCGACAGCCGCACGGTTGACGTGCACATCAAGCGCCTGCGCGAAAAGCTGGAGGGCGTGTCCGATCAGTGGACGCTCAAAACCGTCTGGGGCGTGGGCTACAAGTTTGAAGTCAAGGAATCCTGAGGAAATTTAGGCCGCGGGCCGGGTTCTGCCCGGCCCGTTTTTCCGTGTGGCCGTTATTGATAGGAAAGGGGCCGGTGCGCCTTGCAAAAAACGCTTTTCAGCAAACACTTCATCACCATCGCGGCGATCATCCTGCTTTCGCTCACCATCCTGGGGGCGGTGCTGCTGGCGTTCGCGTCGCAGTATTTTAAGCAGGACCGCTATAAACTGCTCGAGCACAACGCCGGCCAGGCCGCGTCGCTCACCTACAACAATTTCCGCAACAACAATTACCAGGCGGTCAGCCCGCAGATCGTGCTGCCGATGTACACCATTTTAGCGGGCGCCATCGAAGCGGACATCTACCTTTCCAATACCGAGGGGGAGATCCTGCTCTATGCGGAAGGTTCGGGCACCGAGCGCTCGAATGGGCGCATCCCGCCGGAAATCATCAATCAAACCTTTGAAAACGGCGGCTATAAGGAGCTCGGAAAGATGGAAGGGCTCTATGCCGAAGGGCACTACACGGTGGGCGTCCCGGTCAAAACCGGCGACGGCATCCCGGCCGCGGTGATTTTTGTTTCGGCCTCCGCCAGCGCGCTGCACGTCTTTCTGACTGAAATCCTCAAAATGTTCATCATCTCGTCGCTCGCGGTGCTGATCCTGGCGTTCGCGGCGGTCTATTTCATCACGGCCGACCTGGTGCGTCCGCTGCGCAAGATGGTTACAGCCACGCAGGCTTTCTCCAAAGGGGATTTCACCATGCGGGTGCCGGTGGAAAGTTACGATGAGATCGGGCAGCTGGCTATCTCCTTCAACAACATGGCCTCCTCGCTTGCCACCACTGAGGTGGCGCGCCGCTCCTTCACCGCGAACGTCTCGCATGAGCTGCGCACCCCGATGACCACCATCGGAGGGTTCATCGACGGCATCCTTGACGGAACCATCCCGGAGGAAAAACGGGATCATTACCTCAAGATCGTCTCGGATGAAATCAAGCGGCTTTCACGGCTGGTGCGTTCGATGCTCAACATCGCGCGCATCGAGGCGGGGGAACTCGAGATCAATCCGGATCTTTTCGACGTCAACGACACGGTCATCAAGACGGTCTTTACCTTCGAGCAGCCGCTCGAAGCGAAGAATATTGAGGTGCGCGGGCTGGACGGCGGCAAGGTCATGGTCGAAGCCGACCCGGACCTCATCCACCAAGTGGTTTATAACCTTATTGAAAACGCCGTGAAGTTTGCAAACGAGGGCGGATATATCGAGGTGAACTATACGGAGGACGACACCTATACCTATGTCGGCATCCGTAATTCGGGCGAAGGTATCTCGAAGGATGAGATCCCACACGTTTTCGACCGCTTCTATAAAACCGACAAATCCCGCAGCCGCGATAAGGGCGGCGCCGGGCTTGGGCTGCACATCGTGCGTTCGATCATCAACCTGCACGGCGGCGACATTGTTGTGCGGTCGGTCGAAGGAGAGTACTGTGAATTTGTCTTTTCCATCCCCAAGCCGCATGAGAAGGGAAAAAAGTCCGCGCAGAAAAATTGACATAAACCGTTCAAATAATCACGAAGGAATTTCATATTTTCTTT from Anaerotruncus rubiinfantis includes the following:
- a CDS encoding sensor histidine kinase; the protein is MQKTLFSKHFITIAAIILLSLTILGAVLLAFASQYFKQDRYKLLEHNAGQAASLTYNNFRNNNYQAVSPQIVLPMYTILAGAIEADIYLSNTEGEILLYAEGSGTERSNGRIPPEIINQTFENGGYKELGKMEGLYAEGHYTVGVPVKTGDGIPAAVIFVSASASALHVFLTEILKMFIISSLAVLILAFAAVYFITADLVRPLRKMVTATQAFSKGDFTMRVPVESYDEIGQLAISFNNMASSLATTEVARRSFTANVSHELRTPMTTIGGFIDGILDGTIPEEKRDHYLKIVSDEIKRLSRLVRSMLNIARIEAGELEINPDLFDVNDTVIKTVFTFEQPLEAKNIEVRGLDGGKVMVEADPDLIHQVVYNLIENAVKFANEGGYIEVNYTEDDTYTYVGIRNSGEGISKDEIPHVFDRFYKTDKSRSRDKGGAGLGLHIVRSIINLHGGDIVVRSVEGEYCEFVFSIPKPHEKGKKSAQKN
- a CDS encoding response regulator transcription factor, with amino-acid sequence MSMGKILICDDDRNICELLRLYLEKEGYALAIANDGEEALAKFSSEAPDLILLDIMMPKLDGWQVCREIRKKSNVPIIMITAKGETFDKVLGLELGSDDYVVKPFDPKEIVARIKAIMRRTGKSASEADVKEVSYDKLVVNMTKYELKVDGKVVDTPPKELELLYHLASNPNRVYTRDQLLDEVWGFEYYGDSRTVDVHIKRLREKLEGVSDQWTLKTVWGVGYKFEVKES